The proteins below come from a single Prochlorococcus marinus str. MIT 9215 genomic window:
- a CDS encoding 3-oxoacyl-ACP reductase: MNLPLEKQTVLVTGAGRGLGSEIARSFHREGAKVIINYRNSYESAKNLSDSLGENAILVKGDIREKDQVSKMHEELASQNIRVDTIIHNAINDFIFNGDQRKKIDTIEWQDFQNQIETTQKGFLNLLNIFTPNMKNNSFGRVITIGTNLFQNPVIPYHDYTAAKGGLLSLTRTAAIDLGQFNITVNMVSGGLLKVTDASKGTPDSVFEYISSITPLRKVTTTEDFSDAVLFFASPWSRAVTGQNLVVDGGLVLN; the protein is encoded by the coding sequence ATGAATTTACCATTAGAGAAACAGACCGTTTTAGTAACAGGTGCAGGGAGAGGATTAGGTTCCGAAATCGCAAGATCGTTTCATAGAGAGGGTGCAAAAGTAATTATCAACTACAGAAATTCATATGAAAGTGCAAAAAATTTATCTGATTCATTAGGAGAGAATGCAATTTTAGTAAAAGGGGATATCAGAGAAAAAGATCAAGTATCTAAAATGCACGAAGAATTGGCAAGTCAAAATATCAGAGTGGATACGATAATCCACAACGCAATAAATGATTTTATTTTCAATGGTGATCAAAGAAAAAAAATAGACACTATAGAGTGGCAAGATTTCCAAAACCAGATTGAAACTACTCAAAAGGGATTTCTAAATTTGCTCAATATTTTTACACCAAATATGAAAAATAATTCTTTTGGAAGAGTGATAACTATAGGGACTAATTTATTTCAAAATCCAGTAATTCCCTACCATGATTACACTGCAGCCAAAGGCGGATTATTATCACTTACAAGAACTGCAGCGATAGATCTAGGGCAATTTAATATCACAGTAAATATGGTTTCAGGAGGCTTATTAAAGGTCACTGATGCTAGCAAGGGTACTCCAGATAGTGTTTTTGAATATATTTCCAGCATTACACCCTTAAGAAAAGTTACCACTACAGAAGACTTTTCAGATGCCGTATTATTTTTTGCTTCCCCTTGGTCGAGGGCAGTCACTGGTCAAAATTTAGTAGTTGATGGTGGTTTAGTTTTAAACTAA
- a CDS encoding PD-(D/E)XK nuclease family protein produces the protein MIDLKRNSKKEPVKATGLRIRASSSYSPNQKEDFKISRGRFSNFLTCKRCFYLDRVKGLDPPGTPGWTLNETTDLLLKKEFDYCRERQIPHRLFIDNDLSHLVPFDHPEIDDWRNSLHKGLMLRHKDTNIILTGGVDDIWQHKITKQLIVVDYKSQAKLGRVDKQNYLDDPYHEGYKIQMDFYAYLLKGMGFDVHKTSYFLVCNAKRDDEEFNKRMNFDEYLVPYDWNIDWIEEKIEEMVSLMNKDQIPEPNLSCKNCAYSEQYAKLVCNPMKNDSKEIQGNLF, from the coding sequence ATGATAGATCTGAAAAGAAATAGTAAAAAGGAACCTGTAAAAGCTACTGGATTAAGAATCCGAGCATCTTCGTCTTATTCCCCTAATCAGAAAGAAGATTTCAAAATAAGTAGAGGAAGGTTTTCCAATTTTTTAACCTGTAAAAGATGTTTTTATTTGGATAGAGTAAAAGGCTTAGACCCACCAGGAACACCTGGATGGACTTTAAATGAAACTACTGATTTGCTGTTAAAAAAAGAATTTGATTATTGCCGAGAAAGACAAATTCCACATAGATTATTTATCGATAATGATTTAAGTCATCTAGTTCCTTTTGATCATCCTGAGATAGATGATTGGCGTAATTCACTCCATAAAGGGTTGATGCTTCGTCATAAGGATACAAATATAATCTTGACTGGAGGAGTTGATGATATTTGGCAGCATAAGATTACAAAGCAATTAATAGTTGTTGATTACAAATCGCAGGCAAAACTTGGGAGAGTAGATAAACAAAATTATCTTGATGATCCATATCATGAGGGTTATAAAATCCAAATGGATTTCTATGCCTATCTTCTGAAGGGAATGGGATTTGATGTTCATAAAACATCTTATTTTTTAGTTTGTAATGCAAAAAGAGATGACGAGGAATTTAATAAAAGAATGAATTTCGATGAATATCTAGTTCCTTATGATTGGAATATTGATTGGATTGAAGAAAAAATAGAGGAGATGGTTTCTTTGATGAATAAAGATCAAATCCCGGAACCAAATTTATCCTGCAAAAATTGTGCTTATTCCGAGCAATATGCCAAGTTAGTTTGTAATCCTATGAAAAATGATAGTAAAGAGATTCAGGGAAATCTTTTTTAG
- a CDS encoding class I SAM-dependent methyltransferase encodes MSDLKRYEKIKDAFFKKIEHKEEKLYLDNKNLNLIKNSIPNFISDDLDNLTNKMSEFYDEVRFPNYDDCEDYASLYDKGIKNLFTKRIDQELSYGTNTLELGCGTGQLSLFLARGNRNIFSVDISNGSLILGEKFRIENDIKNVYFMKMDVFDLKFKKNYFDFTISNGVLHHTKDARKAFNSLVEVTKPGGLIVIGLYHKYGRFFTKVKQKLARLLGKNIFFLDQTSLKIKSKDKRNAWVTDQFLNPHETLHLPSQTMQWFKEEGVEFVNLIPHSDDISKPLFQTREEPKLSFINEFLMLFNMNQIQEGGFFVIIGRKNKY; translated from the coding sequence ATGTCAGACTTAAAAAGATACGAAAAGATTAAAGACGCATTTTTCAAGAAAATTGAGCATAAAGAAGAAAAACTTTATTTGGATAATAAAAATTTGAATTTAATAAAAAATTCAATACCAAATTTTATTTCTGATGATTTGGATAATCTTACAAATAAAATGTCTGAATTTTATGATGAAGTCAGGTTCCCAAATTATGATGATTGTGAAGACTACGCATCTTTATACGATAAGGGAATCAAAAATTTATTTACAAAAAGAATTGATCAAGAATTGAGTTATGGAACTAATACTCTCGAACTAGGTTGCGGTACAGGTCAATTGTCGCTTTTTTTGGCCAGGGGTAATAGAAATATTTTTAGTGTAGATATATCCAATGGCTCACTAATACTTGGGGAGAAATTTAGAATTGAAAACGATATAAAAAATGTATATTTTATGAAAATGGATGTTTTTGATTTAAAATTCAAAAAAAATTACTTTGATTTTACAATAAGTAATGGAGTACTTCATCATACGAAAGACGCAAGAAAAGCTTTTAATTCTCTAGTAGAAGTAACAAAACCTGGAGGTTTAATAGTTATTGGTTTATACCACAAATATGGAAGATTTTTTACTAAAGTTAAACAAAAATTGGCTAGGCTTCTTGGCAAAAATATATTTTTCTTAGATCAGACATCTTTAAAAATAAAGAGTAAAGATAAAAGAAATGCATGGGTGACAGATCAATTTCTAAATCCTCATGAAACATTGCATTTGCCATCTCAAACAATGCAATGGTTTAAGGAAGAAGGTGTAGAGTTTGTAAATTTAATTCCACATTCAGATGATATTTCTAAGCCACTTTTTCAAACTAGAGAAGAACCTAAACTATCTTTCATAAATGAATTTTTAATGCTTTTTAATATGAATCAGATTCAAGAAGGTGGTTTTTTTGTAATCATTGGAAGAAAAAATAAATATTAG